A region from the Lolium perenne isolate Kyuss_39 chromosome 4, Kyuss_2.0, whole genome shotgun sequence genome encodes:
- the LOC127292022 gene encoding F-box/kelch-repeat protein At1g55270, with product MAAPIPSKAESVSCYCRVDGGLKTVVNARKFVPGARLCMQPDVKLNKRKSRSSRKERSRTQAPLLPGLPDDLAISCLMRVPRSEHPNLRLVSRRLSRLLSGNYYYSLRKKFGMAEEWVYVFRRDCDHKISWHAFDPVQRLWKPLPPVPPEYSEAVGFGCAVLSGCYLYLFGGKDPVRGSMRRVVFYNTRTNKWHRAPDMLRKRHFFGSCVINNCLYVAGGECEGIQRTLRSAEVYNPNRNRWSCITEMSTGMVPFIGVVHDGKWFLKGLDSHRQVVSEVYLPTTNMWSTIGNEMVAGWRNPSISLNGRLYSADCRDGCKLRVYDADTGLWTRFMDSRRHLRSSRAFEAVALISLNGKLCIVRNNMSITLVDVSDPTTVIEIDSARMWEIFARKGQYRSFMANLWSTIAGRSLKTHIIHCQVLQV from the coding sequence GCAGAGTCTGTGTCCTGCTACTGCAGGGTAGATGGAGGCCTTAAAACTGTTGTCAATGCTAGAAAGTTTGTCCCTGGTGCTAGGCTGTGCATGCAACCTGATGTCAAACTGAACAAGCGCAAGTCAAGGAGCTCACGCAAGGAGAGGTCCCGAACTCAGGCGCCACTTCTTCCTGGTCTTCCTGACGACCTGGCTATTTCGTGTCTCATGCGAGTTCCTCGATCCGAGCACCCTAATCTTCGTCTAGTCAGTAGACGATTGAGCCGACTTTTGTCCGGGAATTATTATTACTCACTGCGCAAGAAATTTGGCATGGCAGAAGAATGGGTTTATGTTTTCAGAAGGGATTGTGATCATAAGATATCATGGCATGCCTTTGATCCGGTGCAACGGCTCTGGAAGCCACTTCCTCCTGTTCCACCAGAGTATTCAGAAGCCGTGGGCTTTGGTTGTGCTGTTCTCAGTGGCTGCTATTTGTACTTATTTGGTGGCAAAGACCCAGTACGAGGATCTATGAGGCGCGTCGTGTTTTACAATACTCGGACAAACAAATGGCACCGAGCTCCAGATATGCTACGGAAGCGCCACTTCTTTGGCTCTTGTGTCATAAACAACTGCCTCTATGTTGCTGGCGGGGAGTGTGAAGGGATACAAAGAACTTTAAGATCTGCTGAGGTTTACAATCCTAACAGGAATAGATGGTCTTGCATTACTGAAATGAGCACAGGGATGGTGCCTTTCATTGGAGTTGTACATGATGGAAAGTGGTTTCTAAAAGGGCTTGATTCCCATCGCCAGGTTGTGAGCGAGGTCTATCTGCCAACAACCAACATGTGGTCAACCATTGGTAATGAAATGGTTGCAGGTTGGCGGAATCCAAGCATTTCTCTTAATGGACGTCTTTATTCAGCGGATTGTCGGGATGGCTGCAAGCTAAGAGTTTATGATGCGGACACAGGATTGTGGACGAGATTCATGGACAGTAGGCGCCATCTGCGCAGCTCACGAGCTTTTGAAGCTGTGGCTTTGATCTCACTGAATGGAAAGCTCTGCATTGTCCGTAATAACATGAGCATCACCCTTGTTGATGTCTCTGACCCAACAACAGTTATTGAGATTGACAGTGCCCGCATGTGGGAAATTTTTGCTCGGAAGGGCCAGTACAGGTCTTTCATGGCGAACTTGTGGTCGACAATTGCAGGTCGTAGTTTGAAGACCCACATTATCCATTGTCAAGTGCTCCAGGTTTGA